The sequence CTTCGGCATCGCCTCGACCACCTCGATGCCCTTGCTGTGGCAGATGGTGGCGAGGCGCTCGGGGAGCTCCTGATCGGTGACGAAGGTCTGGATCTGGGTGATGTGGGCGATGCGCACCGGCGCGCTCCGGCGCAGCTTGGTGGAATCGGCGACCAGCATGACGCTGCGGGCGTTGGCGATGATGGCTTGGGCAACCTGCACCTCGCGATAGTCGAAGTCGAGCAGAGCGCCCTCCTCGTCGATTGCGGACGCCCCGATGATGGCGTAGTCGACCTTGAACTGGCCGATCAGCTGCGTCGCGGTCGAGCCGACCACGGCGCCGTCGGCGCGCCGCACCGTGCCGCCGGCCACCACCACCTCGATGCGGGGATGACGGTAGAGCAGCATGGCGACATTGAGATTGTTAGTAATGACGAGAAGGTCCTCGTGCGAAGTCAGCGCGCTCGCCACCTCCTCGGTGGTGGTGCCGATGTTGATGAACAGCGAGCAGCCGTTCGGGATCAGCGATGCGGCGGCAGCGCCGATCGCCTTCTTCTCGTCGGCGGCGACGAAGCGGCGCGCCTCGTAAGCCAGGTTCTCGACGCCGGAGGCGATGATGGCGCCGCCATGGATGCGGGTCAGCGATCTCCGCTCGCAGAGATCATTGAGGTCCTTGCGGATGGTCTGCGCCGAGACCTCGAACTTGCGCGCGAGCTCGTCGACCATGACGCGGCCCGAGGCGCGCGCGATGTTGAGGATTTCGGCTTGGCGATGGGTCAGTCCGGTCACAGCAATGGCCTCAAATCTGGATGCCGCATCGTGCGGCGGTTCGCGCGTCCGGTCAACGACGGACGATGCCCCTCACCACGACATCGCGGAAGCGAGACGCGCAAGCAGTTCCGGATCGTCGAAGGCGCTGGCGGAGGCGATCGCACCGGCGCCCACAAGGTCAGCGTGGCTGAGGCTGGTCCGGATGCCAATCGTCGGAATCCCGGCGGCGGTGGCGGACTGCACGCCCGAGCGGGAGTCCTCGAATGCGATCGACGCCGCCGCGCTGCCGCCGACGAAACGAAGGCCTTCCTGATAGGGCAGCGGATGCGGCTTGCCGTGCGGCAGTTCGTCGCCGATCACGAGCGCCTTGAAGCGGTGGGTGATGCCGAGGCCTGAGAGCAACAGCTCGGCGTTCAGACGCGGCGCGTTGGTCACGGCGACCATGGGAATGCCGGCGGCGTCCGCCCGGTCGAGCAACGCCATCAGGCCTGGCAGCGGTTCGATCTGCCCGGCGACGAGGGTGCGGAAGACTTCTTCCTTCTCGCCGAGGATCACCGCGCGCCGTTCCACGGTTTCGTCGGGCAGAAAGCGCTCGCCGATCGACGCGTTGCCGAAGCCTTGCAGCTCTTTCGAGAAGCGCGCGTGATCGAACACATGGCCGCGCGGCCCAAGCACCTGGTTGAAGGCCTTGAGATGCAGCGGATCGGTGTTGGCGAGCGTGCCGTCGATGTCGAACAGCAGCGACTTGCCGAGAGCTTCGATCATTTCCGTACTTTCCCAAATGCAGGACGCATCAATGCGGAAGACGTATCAATACAGCCTCAAACGCGCAATGACGCACGTGCATGACCACCACGCGACACTCGACAAAGCCGCGCGCGGCTGCAACACTCCATGCAAGACCAAAAAGGAGGAAACGATGACGATCAACCGACGCGATCTGGCTCTCTCGACTCTGGCTATCTCAGTGCTTGCGCTCGCGTCACCGGCGCTCGCCGCGTCGGCGGACGAGGAAGCCGTGGCGAAGAAGGTCGAGGCCTTCCGCCTCGCCCAGATTGCGGCCGACCCCAAGGCGCTCGGCGCGCTGTGCTGGGACGATCTCAGCTACAGCCATTCCAGCGGCAAGGTCGAGGACAAGGCGACCTTCATCGCCAACGCCACCGACGGCAAATCAAAGTTTCTCTCGATCGAATACAAGGACCCGACCATCAAGGTCGTTGGCCCCGCCGCGATCGTCCGCTTCCACTGGGTCGCGGAGCAGGAGATGGCGGCCGACGGGAAAAAAGTGCCGACCAACCTTCACATCCTGATGAACTGGCAGAAGCAAGGCGACGAGTGGAAGCTCTTGTCGCGCGCGGCGACGAAGTTGTGATCCACCGTCATTCCGGGACGCGAAGGCGCGGGCCCGGAATCCATTAGTCGGCAATGTCTGCAGCATGATAGATTCCGGGTTCGCGCTTCGCGCGTCCCGGAATGACAGTGTCAGTCAAGCCGCCTCCTTCACCTCGCCGTTCACCAGCTTGCGCGCAGCGCGTTCGGCTTCGCGGGCGTTGCGGAAGAGCTGGCCTTCGAGGCGATTGAATTGGTGGGATGAGGCGAAGAAGCAGTAGCCGCCCTGGCTGCGAACGACGATGCCCGCGGTTTCCGAGTTAACTTCGATAATGTAGCTGTCCGGCATGGCCCGTAGATTCCTCAGTGCGGGCAAATAACCGGGTCCCTGCCCGAAAGTTCCTCAGGCAAATCAGCCGGTTTCCACCCCGAATCGACGCGCTATTGAGTACGCCGGGACCTCATCCGTTTTATGACCCGTTCTTGGCAAAGCCGCGACGCGTTGACTCATGCGCGCCGCGTTTGATGGGCCGGACAGGTTCGTGAGATGCGACGCAAAACCGCGCGCGATTACGTCGCAATCGGCGCGTCGGTCGGGCGAACTTCCTGCGGGCGGCCATGCTCGTCGATCGAGACATAGGTAAAATTTCCATCGGTGACGAGGAACGGATGCTCCTCTCCGCGTCGCAGCGCCCATGCTTCGAGATGCACGGTCATCGAGGTGCGGCCGACCCGCACGAGATTGGCATAGACCGAGACGAGATCGCCAACATAGACGGCTTTGCGAAAATTCATCGCCTCGATCGCGACGGTCACAGTGCGCGACTTCGCCGTCTTGGACGCGAACACGCCGCCGCCGACGTCCATCTGGCTCAGCAGCCAGCCGCCGAAAATGTCGCCATTGGCGTTGGTGTCGGCCGGCATCGCCAGCGTGCGGATGCAGAGATCGCCGCGCGGCGCGGTATCGGACTTTTCGCTCATATGGCTCTCACTTGAAATTATCCCAGCCCGGATCGGGCGCAAAGCGTTCGCCGAATCGTTCGGCCAGCGCGCGCAGGCTGGATACAATGTTTTCAATACCGCGCGTGCGCGCATAATTCAGTGGACCGCCGCGGAACGGCGCATAACCGGTGCCGAAGATCATGGCGCCATCGACTGCATCGGGATCGTCGACGATGCCTTCCCGAAGCGCCGCAACGCAGACATTGGACATCGGCAGCACCAGGCGGTCGATCATCTGGTCGGTGACGCGCGGGCCGGTCTCGGGCAGCGCTGCCTTCTCCGCCTTGCCGTCCTTCCAAATGTAGAAGCCTTTGCCGGTCTTGCGGCCGAGCTCGCCCTTGGCGACCTTCTCGCGCAGCCAGGCCGGCGTCGGCGGCAGAAAATCGCCGAATTTGGTGCGCAGCATGTCACCGACATCGAGGCAGATGTCGAGGCCCACCTGATCGGCGAGTTCGATCGGCCCCATCGGCATGCCGAACTGTTCGGCCGCGGCGTCGATCAGGCGCTGGTCGGTCTTCTCGTCCAGCATCACCATCGCCTCCAGCATGTAGGGCGTCAGTGCGCGGTTGACGAGGAAGCCGGGCGAGCTCTTGACGCGTAGCGGCAGGCGATCGATCGCACCGATAAAGGCAAGGGCCGCTTGCAGCACTTGCGCATCGTTGCCGTCATGGCTGACGACCTCGACCAGTTGCAGCCGC comes from Bradyrhizobium diazoefficiens and encodes:
- a CDS encoding nuclear transport factor 2 family protein gives rise to the protein MTINRRDLALSTLAISVLALASPALAASADEEAVAKKVEAFRLAQIAADPKALGALCWDDLSYSHSSGKVEDKATFIANATDGKSKFLSIEYKDPTIKVVGPAAIVRFHWVAEQEMAADGKKVPTNLHILMNWQKQGDEWKLLSRAATKL
- a CDS encoding DeoR/GlpR family DNA-binding transcription regulator; translated protein: MTGLTHRQAEILNIARASGRVMVDELARKFEVSAQTIRKDLNDLCERRSLTRIHGGAIIASGVENLAYEARRFVAADEKKAIGAAAASLIPNGCSLFINIGTTTEEVASALTSHEDLLVITNNLNVAMLLYRHPRIEVVVAGGTVRRADGAVVGSTATQLIGQFKVDYAIIGASAIDEEGALLDFDYREVQVAQAIIANARSVMLVADSTKLRRSAPVRIAHITQIQTFVTDQELPERLATICHSKGIEVVEAMPKGADIEDAQADVQDAAPEATPVVRLR
- a CDS encoding acyl-CoA thioesterase, with amino-acid sequence MSEKSDTAPRGDLCIRTLAMPADTNANGDIFGGWLLSQMDVGGGVFASKTAKSRTVTVAIEAMNFRKAVYVGDLVSVYANLVRVGRTSMTVHLEAWALRRGEEHPFLVTDGNFTYVSIDEHGRPQEVRPTDAPIAT
- a CDS encoding HAD family hydrolase — encoded protein: MIEALGKSLLFDIDGTLANTDPLHLKAFNQVLGPRGHVFDHARFSKELQGFGNASIGERFLPDETVERRAVILGEKEEVFRTLVAGQIEPLPGLMALLDRADAAGIPMVAVTNAPRLNAELLLSGLGITHRFKALVIGDELPHGKPHPLPYQEGLRFVGGSAAASIAFEDSRSGVQSATAAGIPTIGIRTSLSHADLVGAGAIASASAFDDPELLARLASAMSW